In Thermus neutrinimicus, the DNA window TCCTCGGGGCGCCCGTGTACGCGGTGCGGGACCCCCGGGCCCGCCTGGCCTGGGAGGACTACTGGAGGGCGGGGGAGGAGGTCCTGGAGGTGGCGAGGTGAGCAAGTTCGCCCGGTTGATCCACTCGGTGAAGGGGGAGGAGGAAGGCCCCAAGGCCCGGGGCAAGAGCCGCAGGGAGGACTACACGGCCCTCAAGGTCTACGTCCCCAAGGACCTGCACCGGGCCCTGAAGCTCAAGGCGGTGGAGGAGGGGAAGGAGATCTCGGAGATGGTGGAGGAGGCCTTGAGGACCTTTCTGGGGAAAGCTAGGTGAAAAGCGATAGGGCGAAGTGGGGAAAGAACGCTCCTTCACCGCAAGGCAGGAACCCGGCCTACTAGGGCAAAAGTCCGCACGATCCTTCCCGCGGTGCGGTATGGTACTTCCATATGACCAGCGCAGGAGCGGTACCGCCCATGTGGGGTAAGAGCACGGGGCATATTACCCTTCACAGCATCTGGCACCCCCACTTAGACCACCTCAGTTACTTGCTCGTTTCTCCCGGCAGGCAAAACG includes these proteins:
- a CDS encoding ribbon-helix-helix protein, CopG family, producing MSKFARLIHSVKGEEEGPKARGKSRREDYTALKVYVPKDLHRALKLKAVEEGKEISEMVEEALRTFLGKAR